The genomic interval TCACCTGGTCTTTGCCCTCGTCGATGCGCTGGACCTGCGCCTTCTCGCCCTTGAACGGTCCGGCGATGAGTTCCACGATGTCGCCCTCCGCGATGCCCTCCACGTCGGGGGTCGGCGACAGGAAGTGCTCGACCTCAGAGATACTGCTCTCGCCCGGAACGATGTTGCGGGCGTGGGGAATCTCTTCGAGGACGCGGCTGATGACGGCGTTGTTGTCGGCCTCGACCATCACGTAGCTCGTCAGCGAGTCGGGCGCGAGCGCGGCGTGAATCTCGGGCTCCTCGCGGTTGATTATCATGTCCGCGACGGTGCGCTCCTGACTCGCGGTCGTCTTGACTGCGTACATTGGCATTCCGATCACCTATGCCGGGATGAAGCTCATGACGGCGTAGATCATGAAGCCGAGCAGTCCCACGAGGACGATTCCCGCACCGGCGATCTTCGAGATCTTCGAGAACTCCTCCCACGAGGGCGTGCTGGCGAGCTTCAGCACCCGCACGTACGACGTGAGGTCTAGCTTGACGTCCATTGTTGTCGGGAGTTAGGGAGCGACCTTTTTCTATCTATTGCTCTGTTACGGCGGCCAGACCGGCGAGCGTCGCGACTGTTCGGGGGTCGAACGAGGGAAACGCGGGGGACCGACCGCGACGGGCGGCGGTGGCGAGCCCCGATGGCAGACGCCACCGAAGCGCGGACCCGGAGTCGGGGGCTACTCGACGTAGTCGATGTCCTGGAGCTTCTGGTTGGCCTTGGCCTGCTGGGCCTCGTTGCGGCCGTAGATTTGGGGGGACTCGACGCCCGTGACGACTATCATGGTGCGCATCTCGCCGTCGAGTTCCTCGTCGATGGAGGTGCCCCAGATGATGCGGGCGTCGGGGTCGATGCGGTCGTATATCTCCTCGACCACGCCCTCGGCCTCCTCGATGGACATGTCGTTGCCGCCGGTCACGTTCACGAGCGCGGAGTTCGCGCCCGAGATGTCCACGTCGAGCAGGGGCGACCGGAGCGCCGACTTCACCGAGTCCTGTGCCTTGGCGTCCGAGTCGCTCTCGCCAAGCCCGATCATCGCCACGCCGCCCTTCTCCATCACGGTGCGCACGTCGGCGAAGTCGAGGTTGACGAGGCCGGGCTTGGTGATGAGTTCGGTGATGCCCTTGACCGAGCGCATCAGCACCTCGTCGGCGACCTTGAACGCCTGCCGAACCGGGAGCTTGCCCACCGAGTCGAGCAGGCGGTCGTTGGGCACCACGATGACGGTGTCGCTCACGTCACGCAGACGCTCCAGTCCGGCCTCGGCGTTGGTCCGGCGGACCTCGCCCTCCGCGGTGAACGGCGTGGTGACGATGGAGATGGTGAGCGCGCCCGACTCGCGGGCGGCCTTCGCGACCACGGGCGCGGAGCCGGTACCGGTCCCGCCGCCGAGCCCGGCGGTCACGAACACCATGTCCGACCCCTGAATCGCGTCGTAAATCTCTTCCTGACTTTCGAGGGCGGCCTCCTCGCCGACCTGCGGCAGCGAGCCAGCGCCCCGGCCCTGGGTCTTCTGCTCGCCCATCAGAATCTTGGTGTCGGCCTCGATCTCCACGAGGTGCTGTACGTCGGTGTTGGCGGCCACGAGCTTCGCGCCGTGGATGCCCTCCTCGGCCATCCGGTTGACCGTGTTGCCACCGGCTCCGCCACAGCCCACGACCGTGATGTCGGTCTGGAGGTCCTGGAGAACGTCTTTCAGCTCCTCGTCGGTCATCGTCCCCGAGGGGTTCACGTCCTGGGCCCCAGCCCCCGAAGCGGGCTGCCGGGAGGAGGTGTCCTCCTCGGCTTCCTCGATGGCGTCTTCGACTAGCGAGTCCATGCTGAAGTTGCCTTGAGAACGGAGCGTAATTATCTTTCCCCTCTCTGTCGGACGAATGTCTGACATCTGGTGACAGTTCGGCGCGAGAACGGGTGTCGCGCGGGGAATCCCCGGACTCAGACCGGGAACCGCCGAACCCGCTCGCTTCTGACCGCCTCGGGGGAAATCTGCGCGCCCTCGACCTCGACCGCCTCGCCCGCCGACAGTCTGCCGAACGCCGGACCCTCCTCGACCCCCAGTTCGCGCGCCTTCTCGGGGTCGAAGGCGACCTCGCGCGCGACGACCGCGTCGGCCTCGCGCGCGACCGACTCGTACTTCGATTCGAGCACCCCGGCCAGCGCCCCGACGAGCGATTCGCGGTCCCTCGGACCGCGAATCGCGGCCCGACCGACCGCGCGGGTGCCGCTCTGCTCGGTCTCGAACGCGAGCGCGTGGGCCGCGACCGCCTCGCGTGCCGCGTCGGGGTCGATTCCCTGTGCCTCCGCGAGCAGGTCGTCGGGGAGCGCGACGAGTTCGTAGTCGTCCGTGCCGCGACCGTCGTCGGCGACCCCGCCCGCGGCGGGGTCGCCGAACCGCAGGCCCTCGCCGACCGTCGAGAGGTCGGCCTCCAGTCGCTCGACGAGGCCGAGCGGGACGCCGGTCGTCTCGCGGACCCACGTCTCGCTCACGACCCGGTAGCCCAGTTCCTCGATAACGGCTTCGAGGTCGGGACGGTCGCCGTCGAGGACGGCGACCTCGGCGCGACTCCGCTCGAACGCGCGCCGGATCACCTCGCGGTTCTCGGCGGGCGCGCCCAACGCCGCGAGTCCCCAGTCGGCCGCGACGTGGCCGACCGCCCAGTCGGTCTCGCGGGCGATGCGCGAAAATCGCGGCGCGTAGTGGTTGCCGCCGAACCCGACCAACTGTCTCGGGCGGTGGGCCGCGACTCCCTCCAGATCGAGGACCGCGCGGGCGACCGCCCGCGCGGCCGCGGGGTCGTCCCACTGGGGGTCGTCGCTCCCGAGTTCCGCGAACATCGAGGGGACGCCGACCGCCGAGGGACCGTGGTGGGTGCACTCCATCCCGACCTCGTAGCCCTCGGGCGCGCGGTCGGCGAAGGCAGAGAGCAGGCGGGCGTGGGCGTTCGGACACGCTTCGGCGAGTCGGCCCTCGCGACCGCCGAACTCCGCGGGACCGAAGTTGCCCGTGAAGTGGGCGGTCAGGAGGGGGCCGGTGTCCCCCGAGTGCCGGGAGACGAACACGAGGAGGTCGGGGTCGGCGAAGGGTTCGGCCGCGTCCTCGATGTCGAGGTGGAGGTCCTCGAACTCCCGGAGTTCGAACCCCTCGCGTCGGTAGTATCGGCCGCCGCCCTCGGCGTCGGGGCGGGCGTCGTCCTCGCGACGCTCCCAGTCGGCGAGGTCGAGCAGGTGGTCGCCGATGTGAACCGAGGCCGAGTCGGCCCTGCTGACGACGATGGCTATCACGGTCGGGTGTAGGTCGGGCGAGCGCGAAAAGCGCGTCGGAACCGCGACGGTCCCGAACCGCGACCGCTCGGGCGACTTCCCAGCGCCGACGACTTCCCAGCGCCGACGACTGCC from Halorussus salilacus carries:
- a CDS encoding transcription elongation factor Spt5, which encodes MPMYAVKTTASQERTVADMIINREEPEIHAALAPDSLTSYVMVEADNNAVISRVLEEIPHARNIVPGESSISEVEHFLSPTPDVEGIAEGDIVELIAGPFKGEKAQVQRIDEGKDQVTVELYEATVPIPVTVRGDQIRVLDSEER
- a CDS encoding protein translocase SEC61 complex subunit gamma, whose product is MDVKLDLTSYVRVLKLASTPSWEEFSKISKIAGAGIVLVGLLGFMIYAVMSFIPA
- the ftsZ gene encoding cell division protein FtsZ, encoding MDSLVEDAIEEAEEDTSSRQPASGAGAQDVNPSGTMTDEELKDVLQDLQTDITVVGCGGAGGNTVNRMAEEGIHGAKLVAANTDVQHLVEIEADTKILMGEQKTQGRGAGSLPQVGEEAALESQEEIYDAIQGSDMVFVTAGLGGGTGTGSAPVVAKAARESGALTISIVTTPFTAEGEVRRTNAEAGLERLRDVSDTVIVVPNDRLLDSVGKLPVRQAFKVADEVLMRSVKGITELITKPGLVNLDFADVRTVMEKGGVAMIGLGESDSDAKAQDSVKSALRSPLLDVDISGANSALVNVTGGNDMSIEEAEGVVEEIYDRIDPDARIIWGTSIDEELDGEMRTMIVVTGVESPQIYGRNEAQQAKANQKLQDIDYVE
- a CDS encoding D-aminoacyl-tRNA deacylase — its product is MIAIVVSRADSASVHIGDHLLDLADWERREDDARPDAEGGGRYYRREGFELREFEDLHLDIEDAAEPFADPDLLVFVSRHSGDTGPLLTAHFTGNFGPAEFGGREGRLAEACPNAHARLLSAFADRAPEGYEVGMECTHHGPSAVGVPSMFAELGSDDPQWDDPAAARAVARAVLDLEGVAAHRPRQLVGFGGNHYAPRFSRIARETDWAVGHVAADWGLAALGAPAENREVIRRAFERSRAEVAVLDGDRPDLEAVIEELGYRVVSETWVRETTGVPLGLVERLEADLSTVGEGLRFGDPAAGGVADDGRGTDDYELVALPDDLLAEAQGIDPDAAREAVAAHALAFETEQSGTRAVGRAAIRGPRDRESLVGALAGVLESKYESVAREADAVVAREVAFDPEKARELGVEEGPAFGRLSAGEAVEVEGAQISPEAVRSERVRRFPV